In Papaver somniferum cultivar HN1 chromosome 1, ASM357369v1, whole genome shotgun sequence, a genomic segment contains:
- the LOC113313499 gene encoding peroxisomal 2,4-dienoyl-CoA reductase-like, translated as MESPFKADIVKGKVALITGGGSGIGFEITKEFGRHGASVAIMGRRKSVLDSAVSSLRSLGIQAIGLEGDVRKKEDAARVVDSTFEHFGRIDILVNAAAGNFLVTAEDLSPNGFKTVMDIDSVGTFTMCHTALKYIKKGGLGRGMSGGGTIMNISATLHYTAAWYQIHVSAAKAAVDAITRSLALEWGTDYDIRVNGIAPGPIGDTPGLSKLAPDEMKINHSEDARPLYKAGEKWDIAMAALYLASDAAKYINGMTLVVDGGNWLSRPRHISKEAVKELSRVVEKRSRSGAPAPARGVPSRSKM; from the exons ATGGAGTCTCCATTCAAGGCTGATATAGTGAAAGGGAAAGTAGCTTTGATTACTGGAGGAGGATCAGGAATTGGGTTTGAGATTACTAAAGAATTTGGTAGACATGGAGCTTCTGTTGCTATCATGGGCAGACGCAAATCTGTTCTTGATTCTGCTGTCTCCTCTCTTCGCTCTCTCGGTATCCAG GCAATTGGATTAGAGGGAGATGTGCGGAAGAAAGAAGACGCGGCTAGAGTTGTCGATTCAACATTTGAGCATTTTGGGAGGATAGACATTCTTGTTAATGCTGCTGCTGGAAATTTTCTTGTGACTGCTGAGGATTTGTCCCCAAATGGATTTAAAACAG TTATGGATATTGATTCAGTTGGCACATTTACAATGTGCCACACAGCGTTGAAGTATATAAAGAAAGGGGGTCTTGGGAGGGGTATGTCTGGTGGTGGAACCATAATGAACATAAGCGCTACGCTACATTATACAGCAGCTTGGTATCAAATCCATGTATCTGCCGCTAAG GCAGCTGTTGATGCCATTACAAGGTCGTTGGCGTTAGAGTGGGGTACGGATTATGATATAAGAGTCAACGGGATTGCACCAGGACCAATTGGTGACACTCCTGGCTTGAGTAAGCTTGCTCCCGATGAAATGAAAATCAACCATTCTGAAGACGCCAGGCCTCTGTATAAAGCAGGAGAGAAATGGGATATTGCTATGGCTGCTCTCTACCTAGCTTCAGATGCAG CCAAGTACATCAACGGTATGACACTTGTGGTCGATGGAGGAAACTGGTTGAGCCGGCCCCGCCACATTTCAAAAGAGGCAGTGAAGGAATTGTCTCGGGTTGTGGAAAAGAGATCCAGATCAGGTGCACCAGCACCTGCCAGGGGAGTTCCAAGCCGCAGTAAAATGTAG
- the LOC113313507 gene encoding ARM REPEAT PROTEIN INTERACTING WITH ABF2-like isoform X2, protein MEEEFSYLIVLADRIRDAVKESESFKLECSQVSKQVNHLSLMFRSVIRLSTNTTVTTNTSSTNHYQSSFYERPVRRIISEVSKALEKTLTLVRKCRQGNCFFHFLTITITSAADFRKIFILLDTSIGDLEWVLSVYDVNSLESNAANELASLTKDNHRNKKIIVEEGGIPPLLRLLKQGSSSPESQIAASNALSYLATDRQRIRTILSEHGAPIIVQVLHESIMSVQISVANLVSRMAKNDPAAQEEFARENIIRPLVSVLSFDTFLDEPKPQPQRPTSFHSLVRINKDLQGGKSNVGIRGSSMHNKYERENENPDVKLELKTKCSEALWMLSKESTSNSRRITETKGLLCLAKIIEKERDELQMNCLMTVMEITSAAEANADLRRAAFKTNSPASKAVTEQLLALVHQETSPSLQIPAIKSIGSLARTFHARETRVIKPVVLQLGNKNLDVATEAAIALGKFACPENFLCVEHSKTIIEYGGVTPLLRLLRPGNDRAQMHGLILLCYLALNVDSGEGLERARSALEGAARSSVLMQNCPSLRNLIPNAISHLAVYETGVYTLMQSYTI, encoded by the exons atggaAGAAGAGTTCTCATACTTGATAGTATTAGCAGATAGAATTCGAGATGCAGTAAAAGAATCCGAATCATTCAAGCTTGAATGTTCACAAGTAAGTAAACAAGTTAATCATTTATCTCTAATGTTTCGTTCCGTCATTAGATTATCAACAAACACAACTGTTACTACAAATACTAGTAGTACTAATCATTATCAATCTTCATTTTACGAGCGTCCAGTTCGTCGTATAATCTCAGAAGTGTCAAAAGCTTTAGAGAAAACATTGACACTGGTAAGAAAATGTCGCCAAGGAAattgtttctttcattttcttaCGATTACGATAACATCAGCGGCTGATTTCCGCAAAATATTTATTCTTTTAGATACTTCGATTGGTGATTTAGAATGGGTGTTGAGTGTGTATGATGTCAACTCACTTGAATCGAATG CTGCCAATGAACTTGCTTCTCTCACAAAGGATAATCACCGGAACAAGAAGATTATTGTTGAAGAAGGAGGCATACCGCCACTGCTTAGATTGTTAAAACAAGGGTCTTCCTCGCCTGAATCTCAGATTGCTGCTTctaatgctttatcttatttagCTACCGATCGACAGAGGATTAGAACTATTCTGTCTGAACATGGTGCTCCTATAATTGTTCAAGTGCTTCATGAGTCTATTATGAGTGTTCAGATCAGTGTTGCTAATTTGGTCTCGAGAATGGCGAAAAATGATCCTGCTGCGCAGGAGGAATTCGCTAGAGAAAATATCATTAGGCCGCTTGTTTCTGTGCTTTCTTTTGATACTTTTCTGGATGAACCCAAGCCTCAACCTCAGAGGCCTACTAGTTTTCATTCCCTGGTTAGGATTAATAAGGATTTACAAGGAGGGAAATCCAATGTGGGTATTCGCGGTAGCAGTATGCATAATAAATATGAGAGGGAGAATGAAAATCCTGATGTGAAACTCGAGCTGAAGACTAAATGTTCTGAAGCATTATGGATGTTGTCAAAAGAGAGTACATCAAATAGCAGGAGAATTACGGAGACGAAGGGACTGCTCTGTTTGGCAAAGATAATTGAGAAAGAAAGAGATGAACTGCAAATGAATTGCTTAATGACAGTAATGGAGATCACATCCGCAGCAGAAGCAAATGCAGACCTAAGGCGAGCAGCCTTCAAGACCAATTCCCCAGCTTCAAAGGCAGTTACGGAACAGCTTCTGGCATTAGTTCATCAGGAAACTAGTCCGTCGTTGCAAATTCCTGCGATAAAATCAATTGGATCGTTGGCGCGAACCTTCCACGCTAGAGAGACCCGAGTTATAAAACCCGTCGTGCTTCAGCTGGGTAACAAGAACCTGGATGTTGCAACAGAAGCTGCAATTGCCTTGGGAAAATTTGCTTGCCCGGAGAATTTCCTCTGCGTAGAGCATTCTAAGACGATCATCGAGTATGGTGGTGTGACGCCTTTGCTGAGACTATTGAGGCCTGGCAACGACCGAGCGCAGATGCATGGTTTAATTCTGTTGTGTTACTTGGCACTGAACGTGGACAGCGGTGAGGGTCTTGAGAGAGCACGGTCAGCGCTGGAAGGCGCAGCTCGCTCCTCTGTACTGATGCAAAACTGCCCATCTCTAAGAAATTTGATTCCAAACGCCATTTCCCATCTTGCGGTGTATGAGACTGGAGTTTATACTCTCATGCAATCTTATACCATTTGA
- the LOC113313507 gene encoding ARM REPEAT PROTEIN INTERACTING WITH ABF2-like isoform X1 yields MEEEFSYLIVLADRIRDAVKESESFKLECSQVSKQVNHLSLMFRSVIRLSTNTTVTTNTSSTNHYQSSFYERPVRRIISEVSKALEKTLTLVRKCRQGNCFFHFLTITITSAADFRKIFILLDTSIGDLEWVLSVYDVNSLESNGILLSLPPIACNDPILSWVWSFIAVLHMPSLSHRIEAANELASLTKDNHRNKKIIVEEGGIPPLLRLLKQGSSSPESQIAASNALSYLATDRQRIRTILSEHGAPIIVQVLHESIMSVQISVANLVSRMAKNDPAAQEEFARENIIRPLVSVLSFDTFLDEPKPQPQRPTSFHSLVRINKDLQGGKSNVGIRGSSMHNKYERENENPDVKLELKTKCSEALWMLSKESTSNSRRITETKGLLCLAKIIEKERDELQMNCLMTVMEITSAAEANADLRRAAFKTNSPASKAVTEQLLALVHQETSPSLQIPAIKSIGSLARTFHARETRVIKPVVLQLGNKNLDVATEAAIALGKFACPENFLCVEHSKTIIEYGGVTPLLRLLRPGNDRAQMHGLILLCYLALNVDSGEGLERARSALEGAARSSVLMQNCPSLRNLIPNAISHLAVYETGVYTLMQSYTI; encoded by the coding sequence atggaAGAAGAGTTCTCATACTTGATAGTATTAGCAGATAGAATTCGAGATGCAGTAAAAGAATCCGAATCATTCAAGCTTGAATGTTCACAAGTAAGTAAACAAGTTAATCATTTATCTCTAATGTTTCGTTCCGTCATTAGATTATCAACAAACACAACTGTTACTACAAATACTAGTAGTACTAATCATTATCAATCTTCATTTTACGAGCGTCCAGTTCGTCGTATAATCTCAGAAGTGTCAAAAGCTTTAGAGAAAACATTGACACTGGTAAGAAAATGTCGCCAAGGAAattgtttctttcattttcttaCGATTACGATAACATCAGCGGCTGATTTCCGCAAAATATTTATTCTTTTAGATACTTCGATTGGTGATTTAGAATGGGTGTTGAGTGTGTATGATGTCAACTCACTTGAATCGAATGGTATTCTTCTTTCATTGCCTCCTATTGCTTGTAATGATCCGATTTTATCATGGGTATGGTCTTTTATTGCTGTTTTGCACATGCCTTCTTTGTCTCATCGTATCGAAGCTGCCAATGAACTTGCTTCTCTCACAAAGGATAATCACCGGAACAAGAAGATTATTGTTGAAGAAGGAGGCATACCGCCACTGCTTAGATTGTTAAAACAAGGGTCTTCCTCGCCTGAATCTCAGATTGCTGCTTctaatgctttatcttatttagCTACCGATCGACAGAGGATTAGAACTATTCTGTCTGAACATGGTGCTCCTATAATTGTTCAAGTGCTTCATGAGTCTATTATGAGTGTTCAGATCAGTGTTGCTAATTTGGTCTCGAGAATGGCGAAAAATGATCCTGCTGCGCAGGAGGAATTCGCTAGAGAAAATATCATTAGGCCGCTTGTTTCTGTGCTTTCTTTTGATACTTTTCTGGATGAACCCAAGCCTCAACCTCAGAGGCCTACTAGTTTTCATTCCCTGGTTAGGATTAATAAGGATTTACAAGGAGGGAAATCCAATGTGGGTATTCGCGGTAGCAGTATGCATAATAAATATGAGAGGGAGAATGAAAATCCTGATGTGAAACTCGAGCTGAAGACTAAATGTTCTGAAGCATTATGGATGTTGTCAAAAGAGAGTACATCAAATAGCAGGAGAATTACGGAGACGAAGGGACTGCTCTGTTTGGCAAAGATAATTGAGAAAGAAAGAGATGAACTGCAAATGAATTGCTTAATGACAGTAATGGAGATCACATCCGCAGCAGAAGCAAATGCAGACCTAAGGCGAGCAGCCTTCAAGACCAATTCCCCAGCTTCAAAGGCAGTTACGGAACAGCTTCTGGCATTAGTTCATCAGGAAACTAGTCCGTCGTTGCAAATTCCTGCGATAAAATCAATTGGATCGTTGGCGCGAACCTTCCACGCTAGAGAGACCCGAGTTATAAAACCCGTCGTGCTTCAGCTGGGTAACAAGAACCTGGATGTTGCAACAGAAGCTGCAATTGCCTTGGGAAAATTTGCTTGCCCGGAGAATTTCCTCTGCGTAGAGCATTCTAAGACGATCATCGAGTATGGTGGTGTGACGCCTTTGCTGAGACTATTGAGGCCTGGCAACGACCGAGCGCAGATGCATGGTTTAATTCTGTTGTGTTACTTGGCACTGAACGTGGACAGCGGTGAGGGTCTTGAGAGAGCACGGTCAGCGCTGGAAGGCGCAGCTCGCTCCTCTGTACTGATGCAAAACTGCCCATCTCTAAGAAATTTGATTCCAAACGCCATTTCCCATCTTGCGGTGTATGAGACTGGAGTTTATACTCTCATGCAATCTTATACCATTTGA
- the LOC113313507 gene encoding ARM REPEAT PROTEIN INTERACTING WITH ABF2-like isoform X3 — MFTIRRIISEVSKALEKTLTLVRKCRQGNCFFHFLTITITSAADFRKIFILLDTSIGDLEWVLSVYDVNSLESNGILLSLPPIACNDPILSWVWSFIAVLHMPSLSHRIEAANELASLTKDNHRNKKIIVEEGGIPPLLRLLKQGSSSPESQIAASNALSYLATDRQRIRTILSEHGAPIIVQVLHESIMSVQISVANLVSRMAKNDPAAQEEFARENIIRPLVSVLSFDTFLDEPKPQPQRPTSFHSLVRINKDLQGGKSNVGIRGSSMHNKYERENENPDVKLELKTKCSEALWMLSKESTSNSRRITETKGLLCLAKIIEKERDELQMNCLMTVMEITSAAEANADLRRAAFKTNSPASKAVTEQLLALVHQETSPSLQIPAIKSIGSLARTFHARETRVIKPVVLQLGNKNLDVATEAAIALGKFACPENFLCVEHSKTIIEYGGVTPLLRLLRPGNDRAQMHGLILLCYLALNVDSGEGLERARSALEGAARSSVLMQNCPSLRNLIPNAISHLAVYETGVYTLMQSYTI, encoded by the exons ATGTTCACAA TTCGTCGTATAATCTCAGAAGTGTCAAAAGCTTTAGAGAAAACATTGACACTGGTAAGAAAATGTCGCCAAGGAAattgtttctttcattttcttaCGATTACGATAACATCAGCGGCTGATTTCCGCAAAATATTTATTCTTTTAGATACTTCGATTGGTGATTTAGAATGGGTGTTGAGTGTGTATGATGTCAACTCACTTGAATCGAATGGTATTCTTCTTTCATTGCCTCCTATTGCTTGTAATGATCCGATTTTATCATGGGTATGGTCTTTTATTGCTGTTTTGCACATGCCTTCTTTGTCTCATCGTATCGAAGCTGCCAATGAACTTGCTTCTCTCACAAAGGATAATCACCGGAACAAGAAGATTATTGTTGAAGAAGGAGGCATACCGCCACTGCTTAGATTGTTAAAACAAGGGTCTTCCTCGCCTGAATCTCAGATTGCTGCTTctaatgctttatcttatttagCTACCGATCGACAGAGGATTAGAACTATTCTGTCTGAACATGGTGCTCCTATAATTGTTCAAGTGCTTCATGAGTCTATTATGAGTGTTCAGATCAGTGTTGCTAATTTGGTCTCGAGAATGGCGAAAAATGATCCTGCTGCGCAGGAGGAATTCGCTAGAGAAAATATCATTAGGCCGCTTGTTTCTGTGCTTTCTTTTGATACTTTTCTGGATGAACCCAAGCCTCAACCTCAGAGGCCTACTAGTTTTCATTCCCTGGTTAGGATTAATAAGGATTTACAAGGAGGGAAATCCAATGTGGGTATTCGCGGTAGCAGTATGCATAATAAATATGAGAGGGAGAATGAAAATCCTGATGTGAAACTCGAGCTGAAGACTAAATGTTCTGAAGCATTATGGATGTTGTCAAAAGAGAGTACATCAAATAGCAGGAGAATTACGGAGACGAAGGGACTGCTCTGTTTGGCAAAGATAATTGAGAAAGAAAGAGATGAACTGCAAATGAATTGCTTAATGACAGTAATGGAGATCACATCCGCAGCAGAAGCAAATGCAGACCTAAGGCGAGCAGCCTTCAAGACCAATTCCCCAGCTTCAAAGGCAGTTACGGAACAGCTTCTGGCATTAGTTCATCAGGAAACTAGTCCGTCGTTGCAAATTCCTGCGATAAAATCAATTGGATCGTTGGCGCGAACCTTCCACGCTAGAGAGACCCGAGTTATAAAACCCGTCGTGCTTCAGCTGGGTAACAAGAACCTGGATGTTGCAACAGAAGCTGCAATTGCCTTGGGAAAATTTGCTTGCCCGGAGAATTTCCTCTGCGTAGAGCATTCTAAGACGATCATCGAGTATGGTGGTGTGACGCCTTTGCTGAGACTATTGAGGCCTGGCAACGACCGAGCGCAGATGCATGGTTTAATTCTGTTGTGTTACTTGGCACTGAACGTGGACAGCGGTGAGGGTCTTGAGAGAGCACGGTCAGCGCTGGAAGGCGCAGCTCGCTCCTCTGTACTGATGCAAAACTGCCCATCTCTAAGAAATTTGATTCCAAACGCCATTTCCCATCTTGCGGTGTATGAGACTGGAGTTTATACTCTCATGCAATCTTATACCATTTGA
- the LOC113358868 gene encoding DUF724 domain-containing protein 1-like, which produces MASNTTPSYPKKLILKISSSSSSPKLPPRPSESPPPPPSSPLPPPGFTLKSPLVNHGSSSLSPELKLFYDQIFTSLPQTPHLNPLKKFTSENMKQGVKLGWDIAFLNFVKKFRNLVDPTRFLSKVESLTEELEEFGKLGYDVTKVRERFNLLKNRAEQDKTLKEKAEKLEEAKKEKQAEIEEEKFHLMELAEKTTRVANQVKIQESDEEDFE; this is translated from the coding sequence atggCATCAAACACTACACCATCGTATCCTAAAAAACTAATCTTGAAgatttcctcctcttcttcttctccaaaactACCACCAAGACCATCAGagtcaccgccaccaccaccttcttctcctcttcctcctcctggTTTTACCTTGAAATCTCCACTAGTTAACCATGGGTCTTCTTCACTATCTCCTGAACTTAAACTCTTTTATGATCAAATTTTCACATCACTACCACAGACACCACATTTGAACCCACTTAAGAAATTCACAAGTGAGAACATGAAACAAGGAGTCAAGCTAGGATGGGACATAGCATTCTTGAACTTTGTTAAGAAATTTCGGAACTTGGTTGATCCAACTAGATTTCTTAGTAAAGTTGAAAGTCTTACTGAAGAGTTGGAGGAATTTGGAAAACTGGGTTATGATGTGACCAAAGTAAGAGAAAGATTCAATCTGCTAAAGAACAGAGCTGAACAAGATAAGACTCTGAAAGAGAAAGCTGAAAAACTAGAAGAAGCAAAGAAAGAGAAACAAGCAGAAATTGAAGAAGAGaaatttcatttgatggagttagCAGAAAAGACTACAAGGGTTGCCAATCAAGTAAAAATTCAGGAATCGGATGAGGAAGATTTTGAATGA